From the Chryseobacterium fluminis genome, the window GGCACATTTATTCCCATTCCCGGCGTTACGGTCATTCCTGTTGTCACATTTGAATATTCATTTATACTTTTTACAAAGTTGTAAAAGTTAGGCAGCTTACTGGATGATGTGCCTGATGTTGCCGGTCTTTTATTTTCATGGATAAAAACCTTTTCCAGTTTTTTGTAAAAAGCATCATTTTTTCCAAGGTTATTAAATTTTATCGGTCCCTCTTCTCTTTTCGTATTTAAATTGAAAAAATAAAGTACCAACATATAGAATCTCACCCTTGTATCGCTGGTACTTGAAAGTCTTTTAGGAACTTTATGTACCATAACTCCCTCTCCTGTCATGTACTCAATATCATGATCTACATAATAATATTTATTGATGATAGAATAGATATTATCTCCGTTTTTAACTTCGTAAGGTTCAGACTCCGGAAGTCTTGGTGGGGCAAATACTCTGATTTGCTTATTATTTTTATCCCGCAACAATACCGATCCGTCATTATATTTTTTTCGACTGATATCCAGATTTTTGCCGGTAATATTATTTATTCCCGAAATCGGAACCGTGGCATTTTTCTGCCCTGTCTCTTTCAAAACCTGAACATAGTGAATACTTTTATCTTTCACTTCCACAGTTTGCATATTCTTATTCGAATCTATATAAGTAAGGTTGTACTTATATAAACCGTCTGAGCCCAGAGTATCGGAGAAACTGACAAATTTATTATCTCTGTCACTTTTATCCGCGATATGCTCACCGGTTTCCATATCATAAATATGATCTGCAATAGTGAGGTCAAGCCACGATAAGGTAAGTGCATCCACAATTCCGGTAATATCAATTTCGACTTTTTGCTGAAAATCTTTTACTGCCTGTTCTGTTACCGGATTAAATTCAGAGTTTAGTGTAAAACCTCCGGGGAGATTATAATTGATATTTGGGAGTTGACCGATGATTTTTAATGCCATCTGTATACGCCGTACGACTCCTGGTCTACGATCGTCTTTCTGTACAGGAAGTGTCCTGAAAGGATTCGTCACCAGGTTTACCAGATCTCTGTTGGTTTTAAACAGTTCTGATCTCAGCTGGTAATTTCCATCGCTTGTGGTAACTGATACAAATTTATTTGAAGGTATTTTTTCTAATGCTAATTCAGATATATAAATTGCCATAAGTTATTGTTTTGTTAGTTGTTATTAATACACTCTCATTGTATTAAACACCATATTGATTTGCAAAGAATCCCATTTCAGGTTTTCCAGTGTATTTTGAGTATTTACCGGCAAACCGAAAACTGATAAATAATAATAAGTTATATTTGAGTTTGTGCAGAGTACCTTTTTTGTTAAAGAATTTTTTCTGGTAATCTGTACCTCATCAGGTTTAGGAACAAGTTTCAGAAATGTACCTGCAAAATCAATATATACAGGCTGGTAGCGGAATACTGTTGTATTTGCTGCATTATCCGTAAATGTTTCTGAAAGTGACGAATTGTTGAATGCCAAACAGTTGTAATAGTTCTCAAGATAGGTCGGAAAATTAGCCTCATAATCACTGGAATTCGACGGGCGGATGACTTCCTTAAGAAGATCACGATATTCCTGATTGGTAATACAAAAGGCATCAAAATCGGCAAAGAAAGCGTCTGTCATATTTCCCTCCCCTGCTTTTACATATGCCAAAGCCTTGTAAGAGGCAGTTCCTTTCTCAACAAGGAAACGCTGCAGCAAATATTCCGCCTGGCCATCATTGATACATCTGAAAGGTAGTGCGGAAAGAAATCCCAGAGATTCACCGGCCTGATATTCAAATTCATCAATATACATCTGATACTGAAATGTACCCGTCGGAAGTAAATTAAATAATTTCTGATATTTCTTATCGACAGAATCATTTACATTTCTGTCTTTTACCGTCTGAGAATTAAAGGTGAAAAATGTCACATTATCTTTATCCTTTGCAATGCCTATATTAGCCAGATAAGCTTTCTTGTTTTTTCTCATGATCGGAGCGTTGATTGACGAATAAACATATACCCTGAAATCTCCATCCGCTAAATCATCATCGCCTAAAATATCTTTCATGTGAAGAGGAAATACATTATTAAAGTCTCCGTTTCTGTAATGATCATAAGAATTCCTATTATTGGAAAGCTTTAGTAACATATAGTTTGACAGCAGCTTACCATTCTCAACATTGATATTTTTAAATGTTACCTTCTGAGTATAGCCCGATAAAACTTTATGATCTTTCGTCGCTTCACTTAACTGTACATCTGATTTCATTACAGAAAGATTATTCTTTCCCATACTGATGTTGTAAGCGTACAAAATATAGTTCGTAAAAGGATCTCCCAACTGCATCGGGAAAGCAATTTCTATCGTTTCTTTGTTAGAAGATCCGGCCGAAGATACCTGATAGTCTCTTAACTGTAATATCGGCCATTTTGAATTATAGTAATCCATCTCTGTCAGTACCGGCTGATTGGAGGAAGATGGATTCTTCATATAAAGTCTTACTGTATCGTGTGTTTTAAAGTAATGATTATAAGAATTTCCGTAATCATCACGAATATCGATGTAGATTGTATTTTTGTTATAGAATTTCGAGAGAACCGTTTTGATCTCCATATTCTGTTCGCCTGAAGAGTAAACTCCTATTTTACTTGCTTTATTGCTGTAAAAGTTTCCGAAGAAAGCACAGCAATCCATATAAGCCAGAATTTTTTCCTTTCTGACTCTGTCTTTAAATCTTTCTTCTCCTGTCGGAGTGGCTGACAGTGAGGGAGCTTGCAGAATATCATTAGATCTTCTGAGATCATTTAGTTTAGGTTCATATCCGATCCTGTCCAAAATGATTTGGAATCCTGCTTTGGTAGTACCTCCTTTAAATTTCCCGATTTCAAAACCTTCATCTACAATCATGGGATGAAATAGATTCGGATCCTGAGGAGTACTTCCTGTATTGCTTTCCAGGAAGAAAGCCTGCTCCAGATAAAGATTTCCGGATACTTCGCATCCTAAATATTTTTTTGTAGCAGCCATCGTGGTTCCAGCTTCGTTATTCATTTTTTGCTGAATCTGCTGGATTCTTTCGATGATGTTCTTACCGGAACGCATGTTTGAAACGGTAAGGATCTTTCCGTCTGCCCCATATAAGGAGTTTCTTTTGATCCCTCTGTAAATAAAAAATTTAACCGGGATATTGTTTAATGCAGACACTGTAATAGGTAGTAATGCAATGTTTAATAATTCGGGATTAGAAGGGTCTTCCTGAGCGAGAAGCAGAGATTTGCATACTGCAAATACCGGTGCATTATCTGTTACAGAAAATTTATTCTCCAAATTATACTGATCGGTACCCAAAGATCCGGATAAGGGACCGAAAGCCTCGGCTGAACTCTGGGCGACCATCGCATTGGGGTCTGTGAATAAAAAAATTCTTGCCATATTATGTATTTGAAATTAGGTATGGACAACTAAAACACTTCTGCAATCTTGCAGATCTATTATTAATTGAAAATTGGTTTAAGAAGAATCAAAGAAGTAATATAAATATCAAATCAGACAATTGGATGAATGGAGTGAGCGATATTCATGGTTATTACTATTTGGCGAATTAGATATTCATTACTTCTTTGAGATTGAAATAAAGCAGTTATATGAAAAATCAATAATATTTTTTAATGTGATCGTCTATAATATCTAAAAAAATTATCTTTGTGATTAATTCTACTTTCATTGGTTTACTGTTTTATTTCTAAAGCAAAACTATTCCCTCTCAACGTCAAAACTCGACGCAACAAATTTATTTTTAGAAAATTTTCAATTATTATCAGTTAAACTGTTGATATTATTAATAATATTCTTTCAAAAATTTCGCAATCACAAAAAAAACTCTGTAAATTATTAATTTTCAAATACTTAAAATTCACCAATACATTAAAAATAAAAAAGTCTACTTTTCCAGTGGACTAATAAAAATTTATGCCTTATATTTGCAACCGTAATCAGACCTATATAATGAAAGCGGGATTTATACATTATTCAGTGAGAAAGCATACCATCAATAGCATGATGATGTATTGCTGTGTGCCTGAATTTCAGATTTGCTGTGGTTGACCTTACTTTTATATGACATATTTTTAAAGGCTTTACCACGTTGTAGAGCCTTTTTTATTTAACAGGAACAGAATAAAAAATGATAGAAATAAAAAATATTTCAAAAACATTTCACCAGAAGAAACAGTCTTTTAAAGCACTGGACGATGTGAGCCTTACGATCGAAAAAGGTGATATTGTCGGAATTATAGGATTTTCCGGAGCCGGGAAAAGTACCCTGATCCGGACGGTGAATCTTCTAGAAAAACCGGATTATGGTCAGATTATAATTAACGGAGTTGATTTTACAAAATTAAATTCCAGGCAATTGGCCGGCGAGAGAAAAAGATCGGAATGATTTTCCAGCATTTCAATCTGCTTTCTTCCAGAACGGTTTCTGAGAATATTGCCCTTCCCTTAGAACTGGATCGCAACAATAAAGCGGATATCAACAGAAAGGTCAATGAACTGTTGAAAATCGTTGGACTGGAAGACAAAGCCCATGATTATCCCAGAAGCCTGTCGGGCGGACAAAAACAAAGGGTTGCCATTGCAAGGGCCCTAGCCAATGATCCGTATCTCCTGCTTTGTGATGAAGCAACCAGCGCGCTGGATCCGGCTACAACGCAATCTATTTTGCAATTATTAAGGGATATCAACCAACGGCTGGGCATCACGATTCTGCTGATCACCCACGAAATGGAAGTCATCAAAACGGTATGCAACCACGTAGCCGTAATTGATAAAGGAAAACTATTAGCGAAAGGAACTTTAAGCGAGATCATCTCCAACAAAGAGAATCCGATTATCAAACAATTTTTAAACTCCGGGGTTATGACAATACCACAAGAACTGAATAAAAAACTACAGAAAGAGCCACAGGAAGGATTATTTCCCCTTATCGAGGTGGAAGTGAATGAAAAAATATCTGTTGAAGAAGTACTGTCGATCGTATATGATCAATATAAAATTCCGTATAAGATTCTGAAGGCGGATGTAGAATATCTGGGTGAATCCAATTTCGGGAAGCTTTTGTTACAGCTTCAGGGCGAGGAAGAAGAGAACCAGCAGGCCATCTATCATTTCAATCAGAATAAAATTCAAAATACGGTAAGAGGATATGCTTAGTGATACAGTAATTTCTCTTTTATCAAAGGGAGTGTGGGAAACGGTTTACATGACGTTTGTTTCAGGATTTTTCGGTTTTGTGCTGGGATTGCCGGTCGGGATCTTATTATTTCTGACGAGAAAAGATCAGTTACTGGAAAATATGATATATAACAGAATTCTGTCTGTTCTGGTGAATATTTTCCGGTCTATTCCTTTTATTATCTTGATCGTGTGGATGATTCCTTTTACAAGAAGCCTTGTCGGCACATCCATCGGCATGAATGCCGCACTCGTTCCTTTGAGCGTAGGAGCCGCTCCCTTCATTGCCCGGCTTGTTGAAAACAGCCTGCTGGAAGTTCCCCAGGGACTTATTGAAACTTCGAGGGCGCTCGGAGCAAGTCCGTTTCAGATCATCCGGAAGGTTCTGCTGCCTGAGGCATTACCGTCACTCATCAATAATGCAACGATTACCTTAATCACCTTAGTCGGTTATTCTGCCATGGGTGGAGCAGTGGGAGCCGGCGGACTGGGACAGATCGGATATCAGTACGGTTATATCGGGTATGATGCACTGATTATGAATCTGGTTTTAGGACTGCTGGTAGCCATTGTGTTTATCATTCAGTTTTCCGGGGACCGGTTGGCCAAAAGATTTGATCACCGTTAAATAAATGGCACAGATATAATTCATAAGTGCTTTAACAATATAATGTGGATGTGAAATAGTGTCGATAAAAGGTTATTTGCATAACGGCACATTAACCTTTTATCCTTTTTAAAGAAAAAATAATTTACAATGAAAAAAATAAAGATTTTAGGTTTATTGACGGCAGGGATGTTAGTATTCACCGCTTGTCAGTCTTCAAAAAAGGATGATCCGAACTTTATAAAAGTAGGAATCACTTCCGGGCCGGAACAGGAAATTGCAGAGACGGCTAAAAAAGTAGCTAAAGAAAAATACAACCTTGATGTGGAACTGGTCGCTTTCAATGACTATGTTGTACCCAACGAAGCGCTGAATAACGGGGATATCGATGCCAATGCTTTTCAGCATGTTCCTTATCTGAACGAACAGTCAAAACAACGGGGCTATAAACTGGCTGTTATCGGGAATACTTTTGTCTATCCTATCGTAGCGTATTCAAAAAAGATAAAAAATATTAATGAACTTCAAAACGGAAGTACGGTGGTTATTCCGAATGATCCGACCAATGGAGGCCGATCTTTACTTCTTTTACAGAAAAACGGATTATTGAAACTGAAAGACGGCATTGGATTATTACCGAAAGTGACTGATATTACGGATAACCCGAAACAGCTTAAAATCCTCGAGATTGAAGCGCCTCAATTACCCAGAGTACTGGACGATAAGGAAGTAGTGATTGCCATTATCAATAACAATTTTGCTGCCCAGGCCGGTCTGGATGCCGATAAGGACGGAATTTTTAAAGAAGATAAAAACTCTCCTTATATGAACGTCGTGGTTGCAAGACAGGATAACAAAGACACTGAAAAAGTAAAAAACTTTTTAAAGGCGTACCAGTCTGATGAGGTCATGAAAAAGGCAGCAGAGATTTTTAAAGGAGGTGCAGTTAAAGGGTGGAATTAATTTACAGCAACAGCCTTTAAGCAGTAAGCGGTAAGCTTATTTTGCATGATAAAATCTATTATTGTATATTAGACATTATTTCGATTTTTTGAAATGATGTCTTTTTTTTGCCGGGTCGTGCAATGTTTTACCGGTTAAAATTAATTCTGAAATTCCCGCAATCTGTAAATCATAAGAAATAACTGGTCAGAAATAACCATTTATTGAAAATATTCATTTTCTCAATTTGAGATAATAAATATTTTCCTTATTTTTGTTGTTAATCAAAAAAAGGCTTTTATGTTAAAGAAGACTGCCATTGTAAGTTTATTCACCCTTATTTCTGCTTCGTATATGGCTCAATCAAATACTACTTTACCCGTTTATTTAGATGAATCAAAACCTGTAGAACAACGTGTACAGGATGCTCTTTCAAGGATGACCACCGAAGAAAAAGTAGCGATGCTTCACGCTCAGTCGAAATTCAGTTCTCCAGGGGTGCCCAGATTGGGAATTCCTGAATTCTGGACCACCGACGGTCCTCATGGAGTACGGCCGGAAGTAATGTGGGATGAATGGAACCAGGCAGGATGGACGAATGACTCGATTATTGCCTATCCGGCTTTAACCGCTCTTTCGGCAACATGGAATAAAAAGATGTCTTGGAACTACGGAAAAGCTTTAGGAGAGGAAGCACGTTACCGCAAAAAGGATATCCTCCTGGGACCCGGAGTGAATATTTACCGAACACCGCTGAACGGAAGAAACTTCGAATATATGGGTGAAGATCCTTATCTGACCTCAAAAATGGTGGTTCCCTATATAAAAGGCGTACAATCCAACGGAGTGGCCACTTCAGTAAAGCATTTTGCACTGAATAACCAGGAAATGTTCCGCCATACCAGCAATGTAAAGATCGATGACAGAACGCTGTACGAAATTTATTTACCTCCTTTTAAAGCAGCGGTTACGGAAGGAGATTCCTGGACCATTATGGGTGCATACGACATGTATAAAAATCAGTATGCAAGCCAGAACCAATATCTGTTAAATGACATCCTGAAAGGAGAATGGAAATACAAAGGCGTTGTGGTATCCGACTGGGGAGCGGTCAACAATACCGAACAGGCAATCCATAACGGACTGGATCTTGAATTCGGAAGCTGGACCAACGGTCTTTCCGCAGGAACAAAAAATGCCTATGACAATTATTACCTGGCCAAGCCCTATCTTGATTTGATCAAATCCGGAAAAGTGGGAACCAAAGAACTTGATGATAAAGTAACAAGACTTCTCACCCTTGCCTACAAGACGACGATGAACCGAAACAAGCCTTTCGGAAATATCGCCTCTGAAGAGCATAAAGCAGTGGCCAAAGAGATCGGTGAAGAAGGAATCGTATTGCTGAAAAATCAGGGTAATGTACTTCCAATAGACCTTAATAAAGCGAAAAAAATTGCCGTTATCGGTGAAAATGCCATTAAGATCATGACGGTCGGCGGCGGATCTTCTTCCTTAAAAGTGAAGTATGAAACGCTTCCTTTAGACGGGATTAAGGCCAGATTCGGAAAACAGTCTGATGTACAATATGCCCGCGGATATGTAGGAGACATCGGCGGAGAATACAATGGTGTAAAATCGGGTCAGGATCTGAAAGATACGCGTTCACCCCAGGAATTACTAAACGAAGCGGTGGAACTGGCAAAAAAATCGGACTATGTTATTTTTGTAGGGGGATTAAACAAAGCGGATTTCCAGGATAGTGAAGGAAACGACAGAAAAAGCTACGGACTGCCCTATAATCAGGATCATGTGATTTCTGCATTGGCAAAAGCAAATAAAAACCTGGCGGTAGTACTGGTTTCCGGAAACGCTGTGGCGATGCCTTGGATCAAAGAAGTACCTACTGTTCTTCAATCGTGGTACCTGGGTTCTGAAGCAGGAAATTCAATTGCCTCCGTATTAGCGGGTGATGCCAATCCGTCCGGAAAATTACCATTTACATTTCCGGTGAAACTGGAGGATAATTCGGCCCATCAGCTGGGAGAATATCCGGGACAGAAAGATGAGTTTGCAGCAGGAAAAGGAAAAGATCAGCAAAACCCGATTAATATTACGTATAACGAGGGAATTTTCGTAGGCTACCGGTGGCACGATACAAAAAAGATCAAGCCGTTATTCAGTTTCGGGCATGGTCTGAGCTATACTACTTTTGCGTTTGGAAAAGCTAAAGCAGATAAAACTACTATTTCGAAGGACGATACCATTACGTTCACGGTTTCTGTTAAAAATACAGGAAAGATCGCCGGAGCGGAAGTTGCCCAGTTATATATTTCTGATGTAAAATCTTCTGTGGAAAGACCGGCGAAGGAACTGAAAGGTTTTGAAAAAGTATATCTGAATCCTGGAGAAGAAAAACAGGTGACTTTTACGATTGATAAAACAGCATTAAGCTTCTTCGATGCTGAGAAACACGACTGGGTGGCAGAGCCCGGGGATTTCGAAGCCCACATCGGAAATTCTTCTGATGCTATTAAAACGAAGGTGAAGTTTACTTTGAAGTAATCTTACTTATATATTTCTAAAACGGAGGGCCTGGATTTTATTCAGGCATTTTTTATTCCTTAAACTGATATTCCGTGAGTCTGTGATCTCCGAATTTCATTAAAATATTTTCTGTGACTGCCCATTTCAGGTCTCTGCTCGCTGTAGGAGCCGAAATATCTTTAAAACTCTGCAGATAATCTTTCCTGCTGAATTTTTGGGCGCCGGCTTTTTCTTTAAATAAAAATATTCTGTCTTTTGTATTCAGATTACTATTTTGTGACCGCAAAAGCTCCTTTAAAGATGCTAACAGGATTTGTAACATAAATTCAATAAAGGGAGTAGACTGCCCTTTTTTATCAGATTCTGAAAGGGCATTATAGTATTCTTTCTGATTTTCTCTGATAAGACTTTCTACCGGCAAATACTCGAAAACAGGATATTGCTGCATTAAAATTAATGTCTGCCATAATCTTCCCATTCTTCCGTTCCCATCTATGAAAGGGTGTATACATTCGAACTCATAGTGAAATACCCAGCTTTTAATTAATATGAGCTCTTTATCATTTTTCAAATACTTAAAAAGATCATTCATCAGCCCTTTCACCATGGTTCCGCCTGGTGCCAGGTGCTCAACTTTTGAGCCTTTTACAATTCCTACATTTTTTGTCCTGAACTTTCCGGCATTTTCAACCAGATCTTTCATTAACATCGCGTGGGCAAGCTCAAGATCTTTCATTTTATTTGCATTAAAACGTTTCAGATCATGATACAC encodes:
- the metQ gene encoding methionine ABC transporter substrate-binding lipoprotein MetQ — its product is MKKIKILGLLTAGMLVFTACQSSKKDDPNFIKVGITSGPEQEIAETAKKVAKEKYNLDVELVAFNDYVVPNEALNNGDIDANAFQHVPYLNEQSKQRGYKLAVIGNTFVYPIVAYSKKIKNINELQNGSTVVIPNDPTNGGRSLLLLQKNGLLKLKDGIGLLPKVTDITDNPKQLKILEIEAPQLPRVLDDKEVVIAIINNNFAAQAGLDADKDGIFKEDKNSPYMNVVVARQDNKDTEKVKNFLKAYQSDEVMKKAAEIFKGGAVKGWN
- a CDS encoding methionine ABC transporter ATP-binding protein is translated as MIFQHFNLLSSRTVSENIALPLELDRNNKADINRKVNELLKIVGLEDKAHDYPRSLSGGQKQRVAIARALANDPYLLLCDEATSALDPATTQSILQLLRDINQRLGITILLITHEMEVIKTVCNHVAVIDKGKLLAKGTLSEIISNKENPIIKQFLNSGVMTIPQELNKKLQKEPQEGLFPLIEVEVNEKISVEEVLSIVYDQYKIPYKILKADVEYLGESNFGKLLLQLQGEEEENQQAIYHFNQNKIQNTVRGYA
- the metI gene encoding methionine ABC transporter permease MetI, producing the protein MLSDTVISLLSKGVWETVYMTFVSGFFGFVLGLPVGILLFLTRKDQLLENMIYNRILSVLVNIFRSIPFIILIVWMIPFTRSLVGTSIGMNAALVPLSVGAAPFIARLVENSLLEVPQGLIETSRALGASPFQIIRKVLLPEALPSLINNATITLITLVGYSAMGGAVGAGGLGQIGYQYGYIGYDALIMNLVLGLLVAIVFIIQFSGDRLAKRFDHR
- a CDS encoding Fic family protein, whose translation is MKPPYTITDKILELVISISEKIGEINAHHLYKPTTELRKKNRIKTIQSSLEIEGNTLTEEQITALLENKRIIAPAKDILEVHNAIEVYHDLKRFNANKMKDLELAHAMLMKDLVENAGKFRTKNVGIVKGSKVEHLAPGGTMVKGLMNDLFKYLKNDKELILIKSWVFHYEFECIHPFIDGNGRMGRLWQTLILMQQYPVFEYLPVESLIRENQKEYYNALSESDKKGQSTPFIEFMLQILLASLKELLRSQNSNLNTKDRIFLFKEKAGAQKFSRKDYLQSFKDISAPTASRDLKWAVTENILMKFGDHRLTEYQFKE
- a CDS encoding ATP-binding cassette domain-containing protein, giving the protein MIEIKNISKTFHQKKQSFKALDDVSLTIEKGDIVGIIGFSGAGKSTLIRTVNLLEKPDYGQIIINGVDFTKLNSRQLAGERKRSE
- a CDS encoding glycoside hydrolase family 3 C-terminal domain-containing protein, coding for MLKKTAIVSLFTLISASYMAQSNTTLPVYLDESKPVEQRVQDALSRMTTEEKVAMLHAQSKFSSPGVPRLGIPEFWTTDGPHGVRPEVMWDEWNQAGWTNDSIIAYPALTALSATWNKKMSWNYGKALGEEARYRKKDILLGPGVNIYRTPLNGRNFEYMGEDPYLTSKMVVPYIKGVQSNGVATSVKHFALNNQEMFRHTSNVKIDDRTLYEIYLPPFKAAVTEGDSWTIMGAYDMYKNQYASQNQYLLNDILKGEWKYKGVVVSDWGAVNNTEQAIHNGLDLEFGSWTNGLSAGTKNAYDNYYLAKPYLDLIKSGKVGTKELDDKVTRLLTLAYKTTMNRNKPFGNIASEEHKAVAKEIGEEGIVLLKNQGNVLPIDLNKAKKIAVIGENAIKIMTVGGGSSSLKVKYETLPLDGIKARFGKQSDVQYARGYVGDIGGEYNGVKSGQDLKDTRSPQELLNEAVELAKKSDYVIFVGGLNKADFQDSEGNDRKSYGLPYNQDHVISALAKANKNLAVVLVSGNAVAMPWIKEVPTVLQSWYLGSEAGNSIASVLAGDANPSGKLPFTFPVKLEDNSAHQLGEYPGQKDEFAAGKGKDQQNPINITYNEGIFVGYRWHDTKKIKPLFSFGHGLSYTTFAFGKAKADKTTISKDDTITFTVSVKNTGKIAGAEVAQLYISDVKSSVERPAKELKGFEKVYLNPGEEKQVTFTIDKTALSFFDAEKHDWVAEPGDFEAHIGNSSDAIKTKVKFTLK